One region of Streptomyces capillispiralis genomic DNA includes:
- a CDS encoding bifunctional DNA primase/polymerase yields MFIVEETIVGTDAVQIPKQRGESLLDAAVRYAEERHWDVFPGTWLEAVDGVHRCSCGDAACPAPGAHPARPDWESEATGSATVARRMWQKRPTASILLPTGLTFDAISVPETAGFLALARMERMELTLGPVTLTPDRRMEFFVLPGAAAKVPDLVRRLGWTLSSLDLTVRGEGEYVAAPPTRFGSRGAVQWACRPTAANRWLPDSEELISPLAYACGRER; encoded by the coding sequence GTGTTCATCGTGGAAGAGACGATCGTGGGCACCGACGCCGTACAGATCCCGAAGCAGCGCGGGGAATCGCTGCTGGACGCCGCAGTGCGCTACGCCGAGGAGCGGCACTGGGACGTGTTCCCGGGCACCTGGCTGGAGGCCGTCGACGGAGTGCACCGCTGCTCCTGCGGTGACGCCGCGTGTCCGGCTCCCGGCGCGCACCCGGCCCGCCCGGACTGGGAGTCCGAGGCGACCGGCAGCGCCACCGTCGCCCGCCGGATGTGGCAGAAGCGGCCGACCGCCTCCATCCTGCTGCCCACCGGCCTGACGTTCGACGCGATCTCCGTCCCGGAGACGGCCGGGTTCCTGGCGCTCGCCCGGATGGAGCGGATGGAGCTGACGCTGGGGCCGGTGACGCTGACGCCGGACCGGCGCATGGAGTTCTTCGTGCTGCCCGGGGCCGCGGCGAAGGTGCCGGATCTGGTGCGCAGGCTCGGGTGGACGCTGTCGTCGCTCGACCTGACCGTGCGCGGCGAGGGCGAGTACGTCGCCGCGCCGCCCACGCGGTTCGGGTCGCGCGGGGCCGTGCAGTGGGCCTGCCGGCCGACGGCGGCGAACCGGTGGCTGCCGGACTCGGAGGAGTTGATCTCGCCGTTGGCGTACGCGTGCGGGAGGGAGCGGTAG
- a CDS encoding transcriptional regulator, whose protein sequence is MAARPLVARQPNERLQALIQEAGCSNAGLARRVNMCGAEHGLDLRYDKTSVARWLRGQQPRGRAPAIIAEALGRKLGRTVTIDEIGMANGKNLASGVGLQFSPTVLGAIEQVCELWRSDVGRRDFLSGSSVAASALVEPSRDWLISAPDGQVARSAGPRVGQSDVAAVRSMTQALVDLDHQYGSGHVRPVVVHYLNSVVSGLLAGSYREAVGRDLFAAVARLTELAGYMAVDTGQPGLAQRYYIQALRLAQAAGDRGYGGYVLAASMSHLAAQLGNPREIAQLARAAQEGARGRVTPRAQAMFHAAEARGHALMGDAFAAQTAAGRAVNAMEGADPAAGDDPAWIAHFDEAYLADELAHCHRDLGQAEAAARCARDALDRHPPARARRRAIGYVLLATAQVQQREIEQACSTGLKAVELLDGLRSNRGAEYLEDLQQRLEPYREESVVREFGARMELQTAA, encoded by the coding sequence ATGGCCGCAAGGCCTCTCGTCGCGCGGCAGCCGAACGAACGGCTGCAGGCGCTCATCCAGGAAGCCGGATGCTCCAACGCCGGACTGGCCCGCAGGGTCAACATGTGCGGCGCGGAGCACGGCCTCGACCTGCGCTACGACAAGACGTCGGTGGCCCGTTGGCTGCGCGGGCAGCAGCCGCGGGGCCGGGCGCCGGCGATCATCGCGGAGGCGCTGGGCCGCAAGCTGGGCCGTACGGTCACGATCGACGAGATCGGGATGGCCAACGGCAAGAACCTCGCCTCGGGGGTCGGCCTCCAGTTCTCGCCGACGGTGCTGGGGGCCATCGAGCAGGTCTGCGAGCTGTGGCGCAGCGACGTGGGCCGGCGGGACTTCCTGTCCGGATCCTCCGTCGCCGCCTCCGCGCTGGTGGAGCCGAGCCGTGACTGGCTGATCTCCGCCCCCGACGGGCAGGTGGCCCGCTCCGCCGGGCCGCGCGTGGGACAGTCCGACGTGGCGGCCGTGCGGTCGATGACGCAGGCGCTGGTGGACCTGGACCACCAGTACGGCAGCGGGCACGTCCGCCCGGTCGTGGTGCACTACCTCAACAGCGTGGTCTCGGGGCTGCTGGCGGGGTCGTACCGGGAGGCGGTGGGGCGCGACCTGTTCGCGGCGGTCGCGCGGCTGACCGAACTCGCCGGGTACATGGCCGTCGACACCGGGCAGCCGGGCCTCGCCCAGCGCTACTACATCCAGGCGCTGCGGCTGGCGCAGGCGGCCGGGGACCGCGGCTACGGCGGGTACGTGCTCGCCGCCTCCATGAGCCACCTGGCCGCGCAGCTCGGAAACCCGCGGGAGATCGCGCAGTTGGCGCGGGCGGCGCAGGAGGGCGCGCGGGGCCGGGTGACGCCCCGCGCGCAGGCGATGTTCCACGCGGCGGAGGCGCGCGGGCACGCGCTGATGGGGGACGCGTTCGCCGCGCAGACGGCGGCCGGGCGCGCGGTGAACGCGATGGAGGGGGCCGATCCGGCGGCCGGTGACGACCCGGCGTGGATCGCCCACTTCGACGAGGCGTACCTGGCCGACGAGTTGGCGCACTGCCACCGCGACCTCGGCCAGGCGGAGGCCGCCGCGCGCTGCGCCCGGGACGCCCTGGACAGGCATCCGCCGGCGCGGGCGCGGCGGCGGGCCATCGGCTACGTGCTGCTGGCCACCGCACAAGTGCAGCAACGTGAAATCGAGCAGGCCTGCAGTACGGGCCTCAAAGCGGTGGAACTGCTCGACGGACTGCGCTCCAACCGGGGCGCCGAGTACCTGGAGGACCTCCAGCAGCGCCTGGAGCCGTACCGGGAGGAGTCGGTGGTCAGGGAGTTCGGGGCGCGGATGGAGCTCCAGACGGCCGCCTGA
- a CDS encoding ABC transporter substrate-binding protein translates to MTGRRQTRSTLLPRLLPRPVRAGVLATGALVACASLAAGCGIVPGATGGSDDDTITVMTWAPQGTKATNKPGMPAFAQAYARWINAQGGINGRRINVLTCNDNNDTVTAARCARRAVQERAVAVVGSYSQHADSFMPTLEGAGIPYIGGYGITTNEFTSPLSYPVNGGQPTLLAGLGRTLADSCGPVTLIRPDTIAGDQLPPLLDSGLKAGGHALSGDQRAAEDATSYEGQAQRALERATADPSEQGCVVPALGDRTNTFMDSFRRARADYPDVRTATVLGSVDQSTIDASGGASGPYEGSYVTGWYPAASDARWDPMKKVIKQEAFGDNRIDAADAGVQTTWIAYTVFRQVVESLGDGEVSADTVSGALDGGLKVTTGGLTPTLRWKFQDELAAVGFPRLVNANVTLQVVEDGRLVAARKGFTDVTKTLREADLA, encoded by the coding sequence ATGACCGGCAGGCGACAGACCCGTAGCACGCTCCTCCCCCGCCTCCTCCCCCGCCCCGTCAGAGCCGGCGTCCTGGCCACGGGCGCCCTGGTGGCGTGCGCGTCCCTCGCCGCCGGCTGCGGAATCGTCCCGGGTGCCACGGGAGGCTCCGACGACGACACCATCACCGTGATGACGTGGGCGCCCCAGGGCACCAAGGCCACCAACAAGCCCGGAATGCCGGCCTTCGCCCAGGCCTACGCCCGTTGGATCAACGCCCAGGGCGGCATCAACGGCCGCCGGATCAACGTGCTGACCTGCAACGACAACAACGACACGGTGACCGCCGCGCGCTGCGCCCGGCGCGCGGTGCAGGAGCGGGCCGTCGCGGTCGTCGGCTCCTACAGCCAGCACGCCGACTCCTTCATGCCGACCCTGGAGGGCGCCGGCATCCCGTACATCGGCGGCTACGGCATCACCACCAACGAGTTCACCAGCCCCCTGTCCTACCCGGTCAACGGCGGGCAGCCGACGCTGCTGGCCGGACTCGGCCGCACCCTCGCCGACAGCTGCGGACCGGTCACCCTGATCCGGCCCGACACCATCGCCGGCGACCAGCTGCCCCCGCTGCTCGACTCGGGCCTGAAGGCCGGCGGGCACGCGCTCTCCGGGGACCAGCGGGCGGCCGAGGACGCCACCTCGTACGAGGGGCAGGCCCAGCGGGCGCTGGAGCGCGCCACCGCCGACCCCTCCGAGCAGGGCTGTGTGGTGCCCGCCCTGGGCGACCGCACCAACACCTTCATGGACTCCTTCCGGCGGGCCCGCGCCGACTACCCCGACGTGCGCACCGCGACCGTGCTGGGCAGCGTCGACCAGTCGACGATCGACGCGTCTGGCGGGGCGTCGGGACCGTACGAGGGGTCGTACGTCACCGGCTGGTACCCGGCGGCGAGCGACGCGCGCTGGGACCCGATGAAGAAGGTGATCAAGCAGGAGGCGTTCGGCGACAACCGGATCGACGCCGCCGACGCCGGGGTGCAGACCACCTGGATCGCCTACACCGTGTTCCGGCAGGTCGTCGAGTCGCTCGGCGACGGCGAGGTGAGCGCCGACACCGTGAGCGGGGCGCTGGACGGCGGGCTGAAGGTCACCACGGGCGGGCTCACCCCCACCCTGCGGTGGAAGTTCCAGGACGAGCTCGCCGCCGTCGGCTTCCCCCGGCTGGTCAACGCGAACGTGACCCTCCAGGTGGTCGAGGACGGCCGGCTGGTGGCGGCCCGCAAGGGCTTCACCGATGTGACGAAGACGCTGCGGGAAGCGGACCTGGCCTGA
- a CDS encoding SCO4402 family protein, with the protein MTVQGSENSSRRGRRSSTMGGMPLNDMPWWRWRSNVRSALHMLSDPVFQRDVWLAGVPGYGDVTDAVYRLVEDTWLDNWSAEKYVGTIFRDSQEAALVDTAVLRVLRIMHQVGPDAPVTAYLEHEAWPEAVRAARDAHVRMAASDGEDPDVPPSTLEVLRILTRSA; encoded by the coding sequence ATGACCGTGCAAGGTTCGGAGAACTCTTCCCGTCGCGGCCGTCGCTCCTCCACCATGGGCGGCATGCCACTCAACGACATGCCGTGGTGGCGCTGGCGCAGCAATGTGCGCTCCGCGCTGCACATGCTCTCCGACCCCGTGTTCCAGCGGGACGTCTGGCTGGCCGGGGTGCCCGGCTACGGCGACGTCACCGACGCCGTCTACCGGCTGGTCGAGGACACCTGGCTGGACAACTGGTCCGCCGAGAAGTACGTCGGCACGATCTTCCGCGACTCCCAGGAGGCGGCGCTGGTCGACACGGCGGTGCTGCGGGTGCTGCGGATCATGCACCAGGTCGGCCCGGACGCCCCGGTGACCGCGTACCTGGAGCACGAGGCGTGGCCGGAGGCGGTGCGGGCGGCGAGGGACGCGCACGTGCGGATGGCGGCGAGCGACGGCGAGGACCCCGACGTCCCGCCGAGCACCCTCGAGGTGCTGCGGATCCTGACACGGTCCGCCTAG
- the purU gene encoding formyltetrahydrofolate deformylase: protein MSEQSTRAAAPADQYVLTLFCPDKQGIVHAVSSYLFMTGCNIEDSQQFGDHDTGLFFMRVHFSADAPVTVEKLRASFAAIGDSFQMEWQINRADEKMRILLMVSRFGHCLNDLLFRARTGALPVEIAGVVSNHTDFAELVASYNIPFHHIPVTRDTKAEAEAKLLEIVREEDVELVVLARYMQVLSDDLCKQLSGRIINIHHSFLPSFKGAKPYHQAHARGVKLIGATAHYVTADLDEGPIIEQEVERVGHDVTPDQLVAIGRDVECQALARAVKWHAERRILLNGRRTVVFA, encoded by the coding sequence ATGAGCGAGCAGTCCACCCGCGCCGCGGCCCCGGCCGACCAGTACGTCCTCACCCTGTTCTGCCCCGACAAGCAGGGCATCGTGCACGCCGTGTCGAGCTATCTGTTCATGACCGGCTGCAACATCGAGGACAGCCAGCAGTTCGGTGACCACGACACGGGACTGTTCTTCATGCGCGTCCACTTCTCGGCGGACGCCCCGGTGACCGTGGAGAAGCTGCGGGCGAGCTTCGCGGCGATCGGCGACTCCTTCCAGATGGAGTGGCAGATCAACCGGGCCGACGAGAAGATGCGCATCCTGCTCATGGTCAGCAGGTTCGGGCACTGCCTGAACGACCTGCTGTTCCGCGCGCGGACCGGCGCCCTGCCCGTGGAGATCGCCGGAGTGGTGTCCAATCACACCGACTTCGCCGAGCTGGTGGCTTCGTACAACATCCCGTTCCACCACATTCCGGTGACGCGGGACACCAAGGCGGAGGCCGAGGCGAAGCTGCTGGAGATCGTGCGCGAGGAGGACGTCGAGCTCGTCGTCCTCGCCCGCTACATGCAGGTCCTCTCCGACGACCTGTGCAAGCAGCTCTCCGGGCGCATCATCAACATCCACCACTCCTTCCTGCCGAGCTTCAAGGGCGCGAAGCCGTACCACCAGGCGCACGCGCGGGGCGTGAAGCTCATCGGCGCGACCGCGCACTATGTGACGGCCGACCTCGACGAGGGGCCGATCATCGAGCAGGAGGTCGAGCGGGTGGGACACGACGTCACGCCCGACCAGCTCGTCGCCATCGGGCGGGACGTGGAGTGCCAGGCGCTCGCGCGCGCGGTGAAGTGGCACGCGGAGCGCAGGATCCTGCTGAACGGGCGACGGACGGTCGTCTTCGCCTGA
- a CDS encoding zf-HC2 domain-containing protein has translation MSEHRHEAYASTPGPHPHGTGPHPCDTGPYDDTGAAAHPPDAPDGPPLVLEHHVLKSLLGAWALAACGPAEAEAVEEHLGACGPCADEALRLREAVGLLQRPETLDLDPALRTRVLESCLERRPPRIPVPEWAAAYDAETARLDALLQDFGDSEWHAPVRLRWYEADEATTRRTTVAGVIAHLMTVDGLVAVTLGLDDPLGDAAPARPTPWDRTEAYWRTARVPPTRSVRTPWREQSHALVRTVSFTGGGTGRMPVSYGDYELPLHDAMLDRAFECWVHAENIAEAVDYPYDPPTGRHLHHIVDLAARMLPAVLEHRRLHGLASPVERRLVAAGEPGRSLRLEIEGSGGGEWLIPLDSPAAKGSAEHEVAHVALDGAEFCRLAAGHVPPLDAAAGQVGDRAAIKDVLYAAASMSRI, from the coding sequence ATGAGCGAGCACCGCCACGAGGCGTACGCGTCCACCCCGGGTCCGCACCCCCACGGCACCGGACCGCACCCCTGCGACACCGGGCCGTACGACGACACCGGCGCGGCGGCGCACCCCCCGGACGCACCGGACGGACCACCCCTCGTGCTGGAGCACCACGTGCTGAAGTCGCTGCTGGGTGCCTGGGCACTCGCCGCCTGCGGGCCGGCCGAGGCGGAGGCCGTCGAGGAACACCTCGGCGCCTGCGGACCCTGCGCGGACGAGGCGCTGCGGCTGCGTGAGGCGGTCGGCCTCCTCCAGCGGCCCGAGACCCTCGACCTCGATCCCGCCCTGCGCACCCGCGTCCTGGAGTCCTGCCTGGAGCGGCGCCCGCCGCGCATCCCCGTGCCGGAGTGGGCCGCCGCCTACGACGCCGAGACCGCGCGGCTGGACGCTCTGCTCCAGGACTTCGGGGACTCCGAGTGGCACGCCCCGGTGCGGCTGCGCTGGTACGAGGCCGACGAGGCGACCACCCGCCGGACCACCGTCGCCGGGGTCATCGCGCACCTGATGACGGTGGACGGGCTGGTCGCGGTCACCCTCGGCCTGGACGACCCGCTCGGCGACGCCGCCCCCGCCCGGCCCACGCCGTGGGACCGCACCGAGGCGTACTGGCGGACCGCCCGTGTGCCGCCCACCCGCTCCGTGCGCACGCCCTGGCGCGAGCAGAGCCACGCCCTGGTGCGGACGGTGTCGTTCACCGGCGGCGGCACCGGCCGGATGCCGGTGTCGTACGGCGACTACGAACTGCCGCTGCACGACGCGATGCTGGACCGCGCCTTCGAGTGCTGGGTGCACGCGGAGAACATCGCCGAGGCGGTGGACTACCCCTACGACCCGCCCACCGGGCGCCATCTGCACCACATCGTCGACCTGGCGGCGCGGATGCTCCCGGCCGTCCTGGAGCACCGCCGCCTCCACGGGCTGGCCTCCCCCGTCGAACGGCGCCTGGTCGCCGCCGGTGAACCCGGGCGCAGCCTGCGGCTGGAGATCGAGGGATCCGGCGGAGGGGAGTGGCTGATCCCGCTGGACTCGCCCGCCGCGAAGGGCTCGGCGGAGCACGAGGTGGCCCATGTGGCGCTGGACGGCGCGGAGTTCTGCCGGCTGGCGGCGGGCCATGTGCCGCCGCTGGACGCGGCCGCCGGGCAGGTCGGCGACCGCGCGGCGATCAAGGACGTGCTGTACGCGGCGGCGAGCATGAGCCGGATCTGA
- a CDS encoding sigma-70 family RNA polymerase sigma factor, giving the protein MAHRDVPPRWDRKMQQRLARGEAAALGELYDRFASLVHGLAHRVVGDEHAADAVTRDVFAHVWEHPDAYDPRQGPLRTWLAALTSRLAVQRLRTTGTAALARGGPGSAEDVERTVRHASVAARADYIVQSMPAPLRAALELAYFQRRDYRQTALDLGVTDDEARRRLRLGLQLLATAHDTEAPGAPPRIGGAA; this is encoded by the coding sequence ATGGCACACAGGGACGTACCGCCCCGGTGGGACCGCAAGATGCAGCAGCGGCTCGCCCGTGGGGAGGCGGCGGCCCTCGGTGAGCTCTACGACCGCTTCGCCTCCCTCGTGCACGGCCTCGCCCACCGTGTCGTCGGCGACGAACACGCGGCCGACGCCGTCACCCGCGACGTCTTCGCCCACGTCTGGGAGCACCCGGACGCCTACGACCCCCGGCAGGGACCGCTGCGCACCTGGCTCGCCGCGCTGACCAGCCGGCTGGCCGTGCAGCGGCTGCGCACCACCGGCACGGCGGCGCTCGCCCGGGGCGGCCCCGGCAGCGCGGAGGACGTCGAGCGCACGGTGCGCCACGCCTCGGTGGCCGCCCGCGCCGACTACATCGTCCAGTCCATGCCGGCACCGCTGCGGGCCGCCCTGGAGCTGGCCTACTTCCAGCGCCGCGACTACCGCCAGACGGCCCTCGACCTGGGCGTCACCGACGACGAGGCCCGCCGCCGGCTCCGCCTGGGCCTGCAACTGCTGGCCACCGCGCACGACACCGAGGCCCCGGGCGCCCCGCCCCGCATCGGGGGTGCCGCATGA
- a CDS encoding STAS domain-containing protein, translating to MVVTFKVTDQEHGEWTVLRVSGELDLVTSPVLRQRVHDVVAEGGHRLVLDLSEVWFCDSSGVGVLIASRRLLRSCQGSLRLILPARGAADGSHVNKVLGALGVRRLFEIHPDVPSAVDEDSRPLSA from the coding sequence GTGGTGGTGACCTTCAAAGTGACCGACCAGGAGCACGGTGAATGGACCGTGCTCCGCGTGTCGGGCGAGCTGGACCTGGTGACGTCCCCGGTGCTGCGCCAGCGGGTGCACGACGTGGTGGCCGAGGGCGGGCACCGCCTCGTCCTCGATCTCTCCGAGGTGTGGTTCTGCGACTCCAGCGGGGTCGGCGTGCTCATAGCCTCCCGCCGGCTGCTGCGCTCCTGTCAGGGCAGCCTGCGGCTGATCCTGCCCGCGCGGGGCGCCGCCGACGGCAGCCACGTCAACAAGGTGCTCGGCGCCCTCGGCGTCCGCCGCCTCTTCGAGATCCACCCGGACGTCCCGTCCGCGGTCGACGAGGACTCCCGCCCGCTGTCCGCGTGA
- a CDS encoding EF-hand domain-containing protein yields MVTSEYERRIAARFATFDQDGNGYIDREDFSGAAKALLAEFGTAARSDRGQALYIGAEAFWQGMAGIADRDGDQRITREEFVNGALKRLRDNPERFAEIARPFLHAALAVAGPGDDAAVTVEATARVIAVLGVPEEAARAAAAALDADGDGRIDEEEIVRAFARYFTVPE; encoded by the coding sequence ATGGTCACCAGCGAGTACGAACGCAGGATCGCGGCCCGGTTCGCCACCTTCGACCAGGACGGCAACGGGTACATCGACCGCGAGGACTTCAGCGGAGCGGCCAAGGCGCTCCTCGCCGAGTTCGGCACCGCGGCCCGCTCCGACCGGGGCCAGGCCCTGTACATCGGGGCCGAGGCGTTCTGGCAGGGCATGGCGGGCATCGCGGACCGGGACGGCGACCAGCGCATCACGCGCGAGGAGTTCGTGAACGGCGCGCTCAAGCGGCTGCGGGACAACCCGGAGCGGTTCGCCGAGATCGCCCGCCCCTTCCTGCACGCGGCGCTCGCCGTGGCCGGCCCCGGGGACGACGCCGCGGTGACCGTCGAGGCCACCGCGCGTGTCATCGCGGTGCTCGGTGTGCCGGAGGAGGCCGCCCGCGCGGCGGCTGCCGCGCTGGACGCGGACGGCGACGGGCGGATCGACGAGGAAGAGATCGTGCGCGCCTTCGCCCGTTACTTCACCGTCCCCGAGTAG
- a CDS encoding ATP-binding protein produces MQLDVRPDPAEVGRARRWARSRLAVSGIQADEPLAETLILLVSELVTNAVVHTGRPAVLRLSLPGTEAPEEVTVRLEVADRSGRAPVPRCVDGEATGGRGLALVDGLADRWGWSAEGAGKRIWCELDRCARTSEAARACGGSTAYDGLAYEAV; encoded by the coding sequence GTGCAGCTGGATGTCCGGCCCGACCCCGCTGAGGTGGGACGGGCCCGGCGGTGGGCCCGTTCGCGGCTGGCCGTGTCCGGCATACAGGCCGACGAACCCCTCGCCGAGACCCTGATCCTGCTCGTCTCGGAGCTCGTCACCAACGCCGTGGTGCACACCGGCCGTCCCGCCGTGCTGCGACTGTCCCTGCCGGGCACGGAGGCGCCCGAGGAGGTCACCGTCCGCCTGGAGGTGGCCGACCGCAGCGGCAGGGCGCCGGTGCCGCGCTGCGTGGACGGAGAGGCCACCGGCGGGCGCGGACTCGCCCTCGTGGACGGACTGGCCGACCGCTGGGGCTGGAGCGCGGAGGGCGCCGGCAAGCGCATCTGGTGCGAACTGGACCGCTGTGCGCGGACGTCCGAGGCCGCGCGGGCCTGCGGCGGCTCGACGGCGTACGACGGGCTGGCGTACGAAGCGGTGTGA